From Xyrauchen texanus isolate HMW12.3.18 chromosome 36, RBS_HiC_50CHRs, whole genome shotgun sequence, one genomic window encodes:
- the LOC127630080 gene encoding protein sel-1 homolog 3, with the protein MLKLPRRLCWLSIHILVFMASHGCLSLSSTGDVAFLNAPDAPVSKCPLRIVYTCFTSSVVHVQVLVSFDSGSTSIVFHKHWTCDAGRAGTKVITVRFPDWLVYQPDWIIRGSNWVLSCLLRGWIGTAESTQPGRFSLASVTVPIDIQTPLSRPFKQHLLCANWDTELLWRVSRDDMPQCAKENEVASLLSTLYASTGENYGIIKTLQPYRNEVLEGLRVKSIYYPWCDFSLWVLLVKPCSTRLCGLLHHIDSDNNYSTPSLFLTETGKIHVQLHGEAGHSSAFLSPFKVPLYQWCRLSLDIQGRMAKLSIACTDGQQQYIKKAEHMFKMNLKLDDTKGYFVIGGGKFTRGIEGYYGPTTYYRTQGLPDDQAEIHLPHVISKVNITGWFQSCRKFKSELFLTAQSTVRRISESSLDTYTELVLNHSPTNSTEQCTFFESPKKPHRRQVAHLTKLLSQKYSRVNAEMVGRELYSLVLRKLTTTDSVEAINRLLPFLLQSSCLGDNRALHLSSVLYSSGFGVKRQPYKAWLLSLLAAQRDWRPALLHLGYMHLIGDLVVTPDHDLSYAYYINIARQTSIDQKTPNPKQTFVELIRLNDEETLNVQTNENDDLFHWLKLQARSGVAEAEQAMGRMLFWGQQGVSPDIRTAVKHYERGATKLRDPISTYDYAIVLLTGQGVPQDVERAVTFLKKAKEQGFVPAITALGWYYEQFEKDYEKAVHLWEEADAKGHPDAAMNLGVFYSQGLYPGHPADQFKAYKYFLRSAQRGHINGGIELANIWIHGIPGQVSRRPADAVLWVKWASEQNGYLGTVLRKGLNAYLKGNWIMALIYYLSTAESGFEAAQFNVAYLCELNSDSLHPALVTQCMLRYYNMSVQGQDHAPYALIRMGDLFYGGQALGRKEVSNAAEMYKQAALKNEPQGWYNLGLLVQLGESLPFSLLSELNLLHLYLTDKQQLLITLFHRCRETNSTEAYLPCTLALFKAHLQSFQIDKDIAIKLFATVSAAVGTLSFIIRLFKWRTAPCQQTSLTSTSSSSQTQEEEEEES; encoded by the exons atgttaaaactgcCAAGAAGATTGTGTTGGTTGTCCATTCATATCCTTGTTTTT ATGGCTTCACATGGATGTCTAAGCCTTTCCAGCACTGGTGATGTGGCTTTTCTCAACGCACCTGACGCGCCCGTCTCCAAGTGTCCTTTACGAATCGTCTACACCTGTTTTACATCTTCCGTGGTGCACGTACAGGTCCTGGTTTCTTTCGATAGTGGATCTACCTCAATCGTTTTCCACAAACACTGGACCTGCGACGCCGGTCGTGCCGGAACCAAAGTGATAACGGTGCGCTTTCCCGACTGGCTTGTGTATCAGCCTGACTGGATAATACGCGGGTCCAATTGGGTGCTCAGCTGTTTGTTGCGTGGATGGATCGGCACAGCAGAATCCACCCAACCGGGCAGGTTTTCTCTCGCCAGTGTGACTGTCCCCATCGATATACAGACACCCCTGAGTCGACCTTTTAAACAGCACCTGCTTTGTGCCAACTGGGACACAGAGTTGCTATGGAGAGTCAGTAGAGATGACATGCCACAGTGCGCAAAAGAAAAtg AGGTGGCATCTCTTCTTTCCACATTGTATGCCTCTACTGGCGAAAATTATGGCATCATCAAAACACTCCAGCCTTACAGGAATGAAGTATTAGAAGGATTGCGAGTCAAATCCATCTATTATCCCTG GTGTGATTTTTCACTCTGGGTTTTGTTGGTGAAACCATGCAGTACCCGTTTATGTGGACTTCTACACCACATTGACTCAGATAATAACTATTCCACACCGTCCTTGTTCCTCACTGAAACCG GTAAGATTCATGTGCAGTTACATGGAGAAGCCGGTCACTCATCAGCGTTCCTTTCTCCGTTCAAGGTTCCTCTTTATCAGTGGTGTCGTCTCAGCCTGGATATACAGGGAAGAATG GCAAAACTCTCTATTGCATGCACTGATGGACAGCAGCAATATATTAAGAAAGCTGAGCACAT GTTTAAGATGAACCTGAAGCTGGATGACACGAAAGGTTACTTTGTGATTGGTGGAGGTAAATTCACACGGGGAATTGAAGGATATTATGGGCCGACTACATACTATCGCACACAGGGGCTCCCAGATGACCAG GCTGAGATTCACCTTCCTCATGTAATATCAAAGGTGAATATTACTGGATGGTTCCAATCATGTAGGAAATTCAAATCAGAACTTTTCCTCACCGCTCAATCCACTGTCCGGAGAATCTCAG AGAGCTCTTTGGATACATACACAGAGCTTGTACTGAATCACAGTCCAACAAACTCAACGGAACAGTGTACATTCTTCGAATCGCCAAAAAAACCCCACAGGCGTCAAGTTGCCCATTTGACCAAGCTACTATCACAGAAATACA GCAGGGTGAATGCTGAAATGGTGGGCAGAGAGTTGTATTCTCTAGTGCTGCGTAAGCTGACAACAACCGACAGTGTGGAGGCTATAAACAGGCTGTTGCCTTTTCTTCTACAGTCTAGCTGTTTAGGAGACAATAGAGCACTACATCTCTCCTCTGTGCTCTACAGCAGTGGGTTTGGAGTCAAGAGGCAGCCATacaag GCGTGGCTGCTGTCTCTGCTGGCGGCTCAGCGGGACTGGAGACCGGCCCTGCTGCATCTCGGGTACATGCACCTTATCGGTGACCTGGTGGTGACCCCTGACCATGACCTCTCCTATGCTTATTACATCAACATTGCAAGACAAACCAGCATAGATCAGAAGACACCAAACCCAAAGCAA ACTTTTGTTGAGTTAATACGCTTGAATGATGAAGAAACATTAAATGTGCAAACCAATGAAAACGATGATCTGTTTCACTGGCTAAAACTGCAGGCACGAAGTGGAGTGGCTGAAGCAGAG CAAGCGATGGGCCGTATGTTGTTTTGGGGTCAGCAAGGTGTGTCTCCAGACATTCGAACCGCAGTGAAGCACTACGAGAGGGGAGCAACCAAACTGCGTGATCCCATCTCCACGTACGACTATGCCATCGTGCTCCTTACG GGCCAAGGAGTTCCACAAGATGTGGAGAGGGCTGTTACATTTCTGAAGAAAGCAAAAGAACAG GGGTTTGTTCCGGCTATCACCGCTCTTGGCTGGTACTATGAGCAGTTTGAGAAAGATTACGAGAAGGCTGTACATCTGTGGGAAGAGGCTGATGCAAAGGGTCACCCTGATGCTGCCATGAATCTGGGAGTTTTCTATTCGCAGGGCCTCTATCCTGGACATCCTGCAGACCAG TTTAAGGCATATAAGTATTTCCTGAGGTCAGCTCAGAGAGGACACATAAATGGTGGCATTGAATTGGCTAATATATGGATTCATGGGATACCTGGCCAAGTGTCCCGACGTCCAGCAGATGCTGTTCT GTGGGTTAAATGGGCCTCTGAACAGAATGGATATCTAGGAACAGTCTTAAGGAAAGGGCTGAATGCGTATCTCAAAGGAAACTG GATAATGGCTTTGATTTATTATCTCAGTACAGCAGAGAGTGGATTTGAAGCTGCTCAGTTTAATGTGGCGTACCTGTGTGAACTCAACTCT GACTCTCTGCATCCAGCACTGGTGACTCAGTGCATGTTAAGATACTATAACATGTCAGTACAGGGCCAAGATCATGCTCCTTATG CTTTGATCCGAATGGGAGATCTGTTCTATGGTGGACAGGCTTTGGGCAGGAAAGAGGTTTCTAATGCAGCAGAGATGTACAAACAAGCAGCTCTTAAGAATGAACCACAG GGGTGGTATAATCTTGGCCTCCTTGTTCAATTGGGAGAGTCTCTTCCCTTTAGTCTTCTTTCTGAGCTTAATTTACTGCATCTATACTTAACAGACAAACAACAGCTCCTCATCACCCTTTTCCACAG GTGTAGAGAAACCAATAGCACTGAAGCATACTTACCCTGTACATTGGCACTGTTCAAAGCACACCTACAATCCTTCCAGATAGATAAGGATATTGCAATAAAG CTCTTTGCAACCGTTTCAGCAGCAGTTGGAACTCTGTCATTTATAATCAGACTATTTAAATGGAGGACAGCACCCTGCCAACAAACTTCACTAACATCTACTTCCAGTTCCAGCCAAACccaagaagaagaggaggaggaatcTTAA